A genomic region of Arachis hypogaea cultivar Tifrunner chromosome 5, arahy.Tifrunner.gnm2.J5K5, whole genome shotgun sequence contains the following coding sequences:
- the LOC112801405 gene encoding cytochrome P450 97B2, chloroplastic: MAMVLSHTSTFTTFNLHTQKPLLRSTAFHFPLTIRCQSFNTDKQRKSNRNLLDNASNLLTNFLSGGSIGSMPIAEGAVTDLFGRPLFFSLYDWFLEHGSVYKLAFGPKAFVVVSDPIVARHILRENAFSYDKGVLADILEPIMGKGLIPADLDTWKQRRRVIAPGFHASYLEAMVKIFRTCSERTISKINQLLEQEGNDGQKLIELDLEAEFSNLALDIIGLGVFNYDFGSVTKESPVIKAVYGTLFEAEHRSTFYIPYWKVPLASYIVPRQRKFQSDLKVINACLDELIRNAKESRQETDVEKLQQRDYLNLKDASLLRFLVDMRGADVDDRQLRDDLMTMLIAGHETTAAVLTWATFLLSQNPDKMRKAQAEVDSVLGTGTPTYESLKKLQYIRLIVVESLRLYPQPPLLIRRSLKPDVLPGGYKGDKDGYAIPAGTDVFLSVYNLHRSPYFWERPDEFEPERFLVQRTNEQIEGWAGFDPSRSLGALYPNEIISDFAFLPFGGGPRKCVGDQFALMESTVALAMLLQNFDVQLKGTPDSVELVTGATIHTKNGLWCKLTKRSNLH; this comes from the exons ATGGCTATGGTACTCTCACACACCTCAACCTTCACTACTTTCAATTTACACACACAGAAACCGCTTCTTCGCTCAACCGCCTTCCATTTCCCGCTCACTATCAG ATGCCAATCTTTTAACACCGATAAGCAGCGCAAATCAAACAGGAACCTGCTTGATAATGCTAGCAACCTGCTTACAAACTTCCTCAGCGGTGGAAGCATAGGGTCCATGCCAATTGCTGAAGGTGCTGTCACCGATCTCTTTGGTCGACCTCTCTTTTTTTCGCTATACGATTGGTTCTTGGAG CACGGTTCTGTTTACAAACTTGCGTTTGGGCCCAAAGCATTTGTTGTTGTATCGGATCCCATAGTTGCAAGACATATTCTGCGAGAAAATGCATTCTCTTATGACAAG GGAGTACTTGCTGATATCCTAGAGCCAATAATGGGAAAAGGACTCATACCTGCGGACCTTGATACTTGGAAGCAAAGAAGAAGAG TTATTGCTCCGGGTTTCCATGCCTCGTACTTGGAAGCCATGGTCAAAATATTCAGAACTTGCTCAGAAAGAACAATATCAAAGATCAATCAGCTTCTTGAACAAGAGGGCAATGATGGACAGAAGTTGATTGAATTAGATCTTGAGGCGGAGTTTTCTAATTTGGCTCTTGATATTATTGGGCTTGGTGTGTTCAACTATGATTTTGGTTCTGTCACCAAAGAATCTCCTGTTATTAAG GCAGTATATGGCACTCTTTTTGAAGCCGAGCATAGGTCCACTTTCTACATTCCATATTGGAAAGTTCCATTGGCATCATATATAGTCCCGAGGCAGAGGAAGTTTCAAAGTGACCTCAAGGTCATCAATGCTTGTCTTGATGAACTTATCAGAAACGCAAAAGAGAGCAGACAG GAAACTGATGTTGAGAAACTGCAGCAAAGGGACTACTTAAATTTGAAG GATGCAAGTCTTCTGCGTTTCCTGGTTGATATGCGAGGAGCTGATGTTGATGATCGTCAG TTGAGGGATGATTTAATGACAATGCTTATTGCTGGTCATGAGACAACAGCTGCAGTTCTTACTTGGGCAACTTTCCTTCTATCTCAA AACCCGGACAAAATGAGGAAGGCTCAAGCAGAGGTAGATTCAGTGCTGGGTACAGGAACACCAACTTACGAATCACTTAAAAAACTGCA GTACATTAGACTTATTGTTGTGGAGTCTCTCCGTTTGTATCCTCAACCACCTTTGCTGATTAGGCGTTCACTCAAACCCGATGTTTTACCAG GAGGGTACAAAGGTGATAAAGATGGTTATGCGATTCCTGCCGGGACTGATGTCTTCCTTTCT GTATATAATCTGCATAGATCTCCATATTTTTGGGAGCGCCCTGATGAATTTGAACCAGAGAGGTTTTTGGTGCAAAGAACCAACGAACAAATTGAAGGATGGGCTGGTTTTGACCCATCTCGAAGTCTTGGAGCCTTATATCCAAACGAG ATCATATCGGATTTTGCATTCTTGCCTTTTGGTGGTGGACCACGAAAATGCGTTGGGGACCAATTTGCTCTGATGGAGTCCACTGTAGCGTTGGCTATGCTGCTACAGAACTTTGATGTGCAATTGAAGGGGACCCCCGATTCGGTTGAGCTAGTTACCGGGGCAACtatccataccaaaaatggattGTGGTGCAAATTGACAAAGAGATCTAATTTGCACTGA
- the LOC112801403 gene encoding scarecrow-like protein 3 — protein MGSMFQEEGSSSVTSSPLQFFSMMSLSPSIGSPYTWLRELKSEERGLALIHLLLTCANHVAAGSLENANVMLDQISQLASPDGDTMQRIAAYFNEALADRILKTWPGLHRALNSTRIVMVSEEILVQKLFLELFPFLKVSYILTNQAIVEAMEGEKMVHIIDLNAAEPAQWIALLQVFSARPEGPPHLRITGVHHQKEILEQMAHKLTEEAEKLDIPFQFHPVISKLENLDFDKLRVKTGEALAISSILQLHSLLGLDDEALRRRSPLLSKNSNGIHLQKALLMNQSTLGDLLEKDTLNGYSPSPDSASSSPVSLTASMTAESFLNALWGLSPKVMIVTEQDSNHNGSTLMERVLEALYSYAALFDCLESTVSRTSVERLKVEKMLFGEEIKNIIACEGAERRERHEKLDKWIQRLDLSGFGNVPLSYYGMLQARRFLQSCGCEGYKMREENGCLVICWQDRPLFSISAWRSRK, from the coding sequence ATGGGATCAATGTTTCAAGAAGAAGGGTCATCTTCTGTAACTTCGTCACCCCTTCAATTCTTCTCGATGATGTCACTGTCACCTAGCATAGGATCTCCATACACATGGCTAAGAGAGCTTAAATCAGAGGAAAGGGGATTGGCCTTGATCCATTTGTTGCTGACTTGTGCAAACCATGTGGCTGCTGGTAGTCTTGAGAATGCAAATGTAATGCTTGATCAAATTTCCCAGTTAGCTTCCCCTGATGGCGACACTATGCAACGAATCGCCGCATACTTCAATGAAGCGCTGGCCGATAGGATACTCAAGACATGGCCTGGTCTCCACAGGGCCCTCAATTCCACCAGGATTGTCATGGTTTCAGAAGAAATTCTTGTCCAAAAGCTCTTTCTGGAGCTTTTCCCGTTCTTGAAGGTGTCATATATACTGACAAATCAGGCTATTGTTGAAGCAATGGAAGGAGAGAAAATGGTGCACATAATTGATCTCAATGCTGCCGAACCTGCGCAATGGATTGCTCTCCTCCAAGTTTTTAGCGCACGCCCTGAAGGCCCTCCTCATTTGAGAATTACCGGGGTTCATCACCAAAAAGAGATTCTAGAGCAGATGGCTCACAAGCTTACTGAAGAAGCAGAAAAGTTGGATATCCCCTTCCAATTCCATCCTGTAATCAGCAAATTAGAGAATCTTGATTTTGACAAGCTTCGGGTGAAAACCGGAGAAGCATTAGCAATAAGTTCTATTCTGCAATTGCATTCCCTTTTAGGCCTGGATGATGAGGCCTTGCGAAGAAGATCTCCTCTTTTGTCGAAAAACTCAAACGGAATTCACCTGCAGAAAGCCTTGCTGATGAATCAAAGCACATTAGGTGATTTGCTTGAGAAAGATACACTGAATGGCTACAGTCCAAGTCCTGACTCGGCCTCATCCTCGCCGGTTTCTTTAACAGCTTCAATGACTGCAGAGAGCTTTCTCAATGCCCTATGGGGATTATCACCAAAAGTGATGATTGTGACAGAACAAGACTCTAATCATAATGGTTCAACCCTGATGGAGAGAGTACTAGAAGCTCTGTATTCTTATGCGGCATTGTTCGATTGTTTGGAATCCACTGTCTCTAGGACATCAGTGGAGAGATTAAAGGTGGAGAAGATGCTTTTTGGTGAAGAAATCAAGAATATCATTGCTTGTGAGGGAGCTGAAAGAAGGGAAAGACATGAAAAGCTAGATAAGTGGATCCAGAGACTGGATTTGTCCGGGTTTGGCAATGTGCCGTTGAGCTATTACGGCATGTTGCAGGCGCGGAGATTCCTGCAGAGCTGTGGTTGTGAGGGATACAAGATGAGGGAGGAGAATGGTTGTCTAGTAATTTGCTGGCAGGATAGACCTTTGTTTTCAATATCTGCTTGGAGATCTAGGAAGTGA